A window of Costertonia aggregata contains these coding sequences:
- a CDS encoding HIT family protein, protein MPTIFTKIVNGEIPCYKIAEDDDFFAFLDINPNAKGHTLCIPKKEVDKITEMNNETYLGLMAFSHKIAKALEKAVDCKRVGMTVIGLEVPHVHVHLIPLGDMKDATFQNKVSLQKEEFEEIAAAIRATIE, encoded by the coding sequence ATGCCAACAATTTTCACAAAAATCGTAAATGGGGAAATACCTTGTTACAAGATTGCGGAAGACGATGATTTTTTCGCTTTTCTTGATATTAATCCCAATGCAAAGGGCCATACGCTCTGTATCCCAAAAAAAGAGGTGGACAAGATTACTGAAATGAACAACGAGACGTATTTGGGCTTAATGGCATTCTCCCATAAAATAGCCAAAGCCTTGGAGAAAGCCGTTGATTGTAAAAGGGTGGGAATGACCGTTATTGGTTTAGAGGTACCGCACGTGCATGTGCATTTGATTCCTTTGGGCGATATGAAAGATGCCACCTTTCAAAATAAGGTTTCGTTACAAAAAGAGGAATTTGAAGAAATAGCCGCGGCCATTCGCGCTACAATTGAATAG
- a CDS encoding SRPBCC family protein: MPKIELTTKIAAPIEIVFDLSRSIDLHKISTSHTNEEAIAGKTSGLIELNETVTWRAKHFGIYQELTSKVTGLERPNYFTDEMVKGAFKRFVHEHFFSEEKGCTIMNDVFDYDSPLGFLGKLVNFLFLKRYMSNLLEKRNETIKTFAESDNWEKVLPQ, encoded by the coding sequence ATGCCAAAAATTGAACTGACAACAAAAATTGCGGCACCCATAGAGATTGTTTTTGACTTATCCAGAAGTATTGATTTGCATAAAATATCTACTTCACATACCAATGAAGAGGCCATTGCCGGTAAAACCAGCGGACTTATTGAACTAAACGAAACGGTAACGTGGCGAGCCAAGCATTTTGGAATATATCAAGAGTTGACTTCAAAAGTTACGGGTTTGGAAAGACCAAATTATTTTACGGACGAAATGGTAAAAGGTGCTTTTAAGCGCTTTGTACACGAACATTTTTTTTCAGAAGAGAAAGGATGTACCATTATGAACGATGTTTTTGATTATGATTCGCCTTTGGGCTTTTTGGGTAAGCTGGTAAATTTTTTATTTCTTAAAAGATATATGAGTAATTTGTTGGAAAAAAGAAACGAAACCATCAAAACATTTGCAGAATCCGATAATTGGGAAAAAGTTTTACCGCAATGA
- a CDS encoding alpha/beta hydrolase has translation MKACFLIGIVFCTTLFACEKKNDDRFIFFLHNRFLEEHELNELHPEFGRTEYKEIIAEFKKSGLKVISEKRKGNVNARDYAYRIVTQIDSLIHIGVEPHRITVVGTSKGGYIAQYVSTFANNQNLNFVFIASFRNNDIQDIPDIDYCGNILTIYEKSDPFGVSARERKSTSSCEIHHFKEIELNTGMGHGFLFKPLKEWIVPTIQWANGNYDME, from the coding sequence ATGAAAGCATGCTTTTTGATCGGAATCGTTTTTTGCACAACATTATTTGCATGCGAAAAGAAAAACGATGACCGATTTATTTTTTTCCTTCATAATCGATTTTTAGAAGAACACGAATTGAATGAACTGCATCCCGAATTTGGACGAACCGAATACAAAGAAATCATTGCCGAATTTAAAAAAAGCGGGTTAAAAGTCATTAGTGAGAAAAGAAAAGGAAATGTAAATGCAAGAGATTACGCCTATAGAATCGTAACCCAAATCGACAGTTTAATACATATTGGAGTTGAACCCCATAGAATAACTGTTGTGGGAACTTCAAAAGGGGGGTATATCGCTCAATATGTTTCGACCTTTGCAAATAATCAAAATTTGAATTTCGTATTTATTGCAAGTTTTAGAAATAACGATATTCAGGATATACCTGATATTGATTATTGCGGAAATATCTTAACCATTTATGAAAAATCTGACCCATTCGGGGTTTCGGCACGGGAGCGCAAGAGTACGTCGAGTTGTGAAATACATCACTTTAAAGAAATTGAACTGAACACGGGAATGGGACACGGTTTTTTATTTAAACCATTAAAAGAATGGATCGTACCAACCATACAATGGGCGAACGGTAATTATGACATGGAGTAA
- a CDS encoding ATP-binding response regulator yields the protein MGKTKNKFTFKILVSYLILAGLAGLAGFFIFSEIQIYISTDTAGENDTKLLKTSALLTNMHEAESLSKLALQSRTKNNFNAYTSKIDSILTDVDSLKTLSESDYQKNLLDSLQILLRKKVANNNELRSLKVRNNATNSIDSAIKKLDNMEASLGIITPEMLAPNIKELPIEAQRAIRKLADFYNQNVPQDKNDLNNTKKIDSILNVSRNLLTEAKIKDFRTQRSLELKEMQVNRNDLELSQQLRNIISAFEREIIVNTYNDNVKKQSALRRSIRLAVFAALLGFVITGIFTFLINRDFWKIQTYREKLEKEKKYSESLLKSREQLISTVSHDLRTPLNTIFGYAELIENSGLTEKQKSYLKNVRSASGYVNDLVNDLLDFSKLEAGQLKVESIPFVPFHLIQETASAIKEIHKEKPIALQLEIDEKLQTTHLGDPFRIRQILNNLIGNAYKFTNKGFIKIKAWTEKRDSGIIAAYISIADSGIGIKEEKQEHIFQEFAQADDDTEKKYGGYGLGLTISKKLTELLDGSLHMKSEEDKGSTFTVQLPLQPTNAITPTTPDTLLKSGASLSILVIDDDTAMLQLLQEVCANSNIKAMVYSDFNDIKKEMNTPYDAVITDIQMPNINGFKVLEKLKSGLYTHYTHQPIIAMTGRRDLDMNVYTKAGFDKTIQKPFSKTTFFTVLGEFFPDSFLPKKEQNEDEIIKNESNLFNLSLISSFLDKNEDALNEILETFLIETQSNMVQLKTAIEHEDLNKINDISHKMLPMFRQLKAEDCIPILEAFEQLESIFENDLKSKFYSLKNKVTALELALRHYISTSPSYSD from the coding sequence ATGGGCAAAACCAAAAATAAGTTCACTTTTAAAATATTGGTCAGTTACCTCATTTTAGCAGGGTTGGCAGGGTTGGCCGGTTTTTTTATCTTCTCGGAAATACAAATCTACATTTCGACCGATACGGCCGGCGAGAACGATACCAAGCTGTTAAAGACAAGCGCCCTGTTGACCAATATGCACGAGGCGGAAAGTCTATCCAAACTGGCCCTACAAAGCAGGACCAAAAATAACTTCAACGCCTATACCTCAAAAATAGATTCAATTTTAACGGATGTAGATAGCCTAAAGACACTGTCGGAAAGCGATTATCAAAAAAATCTGTTGGACAGTCTACAAATACTGCTCCGAAAAAAAGTGGCCAACAATAATGAACTGCGTAGTCTCAAGGTAAGGAACAATGCCACAAACTCAATTGATTCGGCAATAAAGAAATTAGACAATATGGAAGCCTCTTTGGGGATAATCACCCCCGAAATGCTTGCGCCCAATATCAAAGAACTTCCTATCGAGGCACAAAGGGCCATACGCAAATTGGCCGATTTTTATAACCAAAACGTACCTCAGGATAAAAACGACCTGAACAACACCAAAAAAATAGATTCTATATTGAACGTATCAAGAAACCTGTTGACCGAAGCAAAAATAAAGGACTTTAGAACCCAGCGCTCTTTGGAACTAAAGGAAATGCAGGTAAACCGTAACGACTTGGAACTTTCCCAACAATTAAGAAACATTATTTCCGCATTTGAAAGGGAAATTATAGTCAACACCTATAATGACAATGTCAAAAAACAATCGGCCCTACGAAGAAGCATACGCCTGGCGGTGTTCGCGGCCCTTTTGGGATTCGTAATCACTGGGATCTTTACGTTTCTCATCAATAGGGATTTTTGGAAAATACAGACCTACCGTGAAAAACTGGAAAAGGAAAAAAAATATTCGGAATCACTTTTAAAAAGCAGGGAACAATTGATTTCTACGGTTAGCCACGACCTTAGGACGCCCCTCAACACCATATTCGGCTACGCAGAGCTTATCGAAAACTCGGGGCTTACCGAAAAACAAAAATCGTATTTAAAAAATGTAAGATCTGCCTCAGGTTATGTAAACGATTTGGTAAACGATTTATTGGATTTCTCCAAATTGGAAGCAGGTCAATTAAAAGTAGAGAGTATCCCGTTCGTACCATTTCATTTGATACAAGAAACCGCCAGTGCCATAAAGGAAATACACAAAGAAAAACCTATAGCACTACAACTAGAAATAGATGAAAAATTACAAACAACCCATTTGGGAGACCCTTTTAGAATACGACAAATATTGAACAACCTCATTGGCAATGCTTACAAATTCACGAATAAGGGGTTCATAAAAATCAAGGCGTGGACAGAAAAAAGGGATAGTGGCATAATTGCGGCCTATATCAGCATTGCCGATAGTGGTATCGGTATCAAAGAAGAGAAGCAAGAACACATTTTTCAAGAATTTGCACAGGCCGATGACGACACCGAAAAAAAATATGGGGGTTACGGTCTGGGGCTTACCATATCCAAAAAGCTTACCGAACTCCTCGACGGCTCCCTTCACATGAAAAGTGAGGAAGATAAGGGAAGTACGTTCACGGTACAACTACCCTTACAGCCCACTAATGCGATCACACCTACAACTCCCGATACTTTATTAAAGTCTGGAGCGTCTTTATCAATCCTTGTTATCGATGATGATACGGCCATGCTACAATTATTGCAAGAGGTATGTGCGAATTCAAATATAAAAGCAATGGTGTATTCAGATTTCAATGATATTAAAAAAGAAATGAATACACCATACGACGCTGTAATCACCGATATTCAAATGCCGAATATCAACGGTTTCAAGGTATTGGAAAAATTAAAATCGGGCCTATATACACATTATACGCACCAACCCATAATCGCCATGACCGGAAGGAGAGATTTGGATATGAACGTCTATACCAAGGCTGGTTTTGACAAAACCATACAAAAACCTTTTTCAAAAACTACTTTTTTTACTGTCTTGGGGGAGTTTTTTCCAGATAGTTTTTTACCAAAAAAAGAACAAAATGAGGATGAAATAATCAAAAATGAATCAAATTTGTTCAATTTGTCACTAATTTCCTCTTTTTTGGATAAAAACGAAGATGCCTTGAACGAAATCTTGGAAACGTTTTTAATCGAGACCCAATCGAACATGGTACAGCTTAAGACGGCTATTGAACATGAGGATTTAAATAAAATCAACGATATTTCACATAAAATGCTCCCTATGTTCCGCCAATTGAAAGCAGAGGATTGTATTCCTATTTTAGAAGCATTTGAACAATTGGAATCGATTTTTGAAAACGATTTGAAATCCAAATTTTACAGCCTTAAAAACAAAGTTACCGCACTAGAGCTCGCTTTGCGACATTATATATCTACAAGTCCAAGTTATAGTGATTGA
- a CDS encoding TonB-dependent receptor gives MAAQAQQQTDSLEGKKVVLDEVLVSAVRVTKQSPVTFSNLTKEEIKPRNLGQDIPILMNFLPSVVTTSNAGAGIGYTGIRVRGSDATRVNVTINGIPYNDAESHGTFWVNMPDFASSTESLQLQRGVGTSTNGAGAFGASLNILTDAVSDEAYAQISSSLGSFNTLRNNIKFSTGLLNDHIEISGRLSRISSDGYVDRASSKLDSYFLQGAYKDDNTLIKALLFGGHEITYQSWFGIDAATLERDRTFNPAGIYTDENGETQFHENQVDNYKQDHAQLLWNEKINERWSTNIALHYTRGRGFFEEFREDDSFATYGIIPITVNGEAVNTTDIIRRRWLDNDFYGTVFSANYVKDKLNFIVGGGWNTYKGDHFGEVIWARFSNNLDIRDRYYEDNSVKTDFNIYTKANYQLNKKWSLYGDLQYRTVGYEANGEETGLVDETYDFFNPKAGLTFDLNQNHNFYFSYAVANREPNRNDFENGNPKPERLNDFELGWRYVSPDVQINTNLYYMAYKDQLVLTGELNDVGAPLRENIGDSYRFGLEVDANVQLGDKFQLQPNVALSTNKNKDFFIERDGLLRNLGDTNISFSPNIVAGNRFTFIPTQQLQLSLFSKFVGEQYLSNTDTESSKLDSYFTTDFNVTYEIKTNKILKSIVLSGLVNNIFDELYVSDGYTFLDDFSTPGNSFEVQGFYPQAGINFLMGATLNF, from the coding sequence ATGGCCGCACAGGCCCAACAGCAAACCGACTCTTTGGAAGGTAAAAAAGTGGTCTTGGACGAGGTATTGGTATCGGCCGTGCGGGTGACCAAGCAGTCTCCCGTTACGTTTTCCAACCTTACCAAAGAAGAAATCAAGCCGCGAAACCTTGGTCAGGATATTCCCATTCTAATGAATTTTCTACCCTCTGTGGTTACTACCTCCAATGCTGGTGCGGGAATAGGCTACACAGGGATACGGGTAAGGGGTAGTGATGCTACCCGGGTAAACGTGACCATTAACGGTATTCCGTACAACGATGCGGAATCTCACGGCACTTTTTGGGTCAATATGCCCGATTTTGCCTCCTCTACCGAAAGTCTTCAACTGCAACGCGGTGTGGGCACCTCTACCAATGGTGCAGGAGCGTTCGGTGCAAGTTTAAATATTTTGACCGATGCCGTTTCAGATGAAGCCTACGCACAAATATCCAGTTCGTTGGGTAGCTTTAATACCTTAAGGAACAATATAAAGTTCAGTACGGGACTATTGAATGACCATATTGAAATTTCGGGCAGGCTTTCAAGAATTTCCTCGGATGGCTATGTAGACAGGGCCTCATCGAAATTGGATTCCTACTTTTTACAAGGTGCCTATAAAGACGATAATACACTCATCAAAGCATTGCTGTTCGGCGGGCATGAGATTACCTATCAATCTTGGTTCGGAATCGATGCCGCCACTTTGGAGCGGGACCGTACTTTTAATCCCGCAGGTATATATACCGATGAAAACGGGGAAACACAATTTCATGAAAACCAAGTGGACAACTACAAACAAGACCATGCCCAACTGCTCTGGAACGAAAAGATAAATGAGCGTTGGAGTACCAATATCGCATTACATTATACCCGAGGTCGTGGTTTTTTTGAAGAATTTAGGGAGGATGACTCTTTTGCAACCTATGGCATAATTCCCATAACCGTAAACGGTGAGGCTGTAAACACAACGGATATCATACGTAGGCGTTGGTTGGACAATGATTTTTACGGTACGGTTTTTTCAGCTAACTACGTAAAGGATAAATTAAATTTTATTGTAGGTGGCGGATGGAACACATACAAAGGTGATCATTTTGGGGAGGTGATATGGGCCCGTTTTTCAAATAATTTGGATATTAGGGACCGGTACTATGAGGACAATTCCGTTAAGACGGATTTTAACATCTACACCAAAGCGAACTACCAATTGAATAAAAAATGGTCGCTTTATGGCGATTTGCAATACAGAACGGTCGGCTATGAAGCCAATGGTGAGGAAACTGGCTTGGTTGATGAAACCTATGACTTTTTTAACCCCAAGGCCGGTCTTACTTTTGACCTGAACCAAAACCATAATTTTTATTTCTCTTACGCCGTTGCAAATAGGGAACCCAATCGAAACGATTTTGAGAACGGAAATCCCAAACCTGAACGATTGAACGATTTTGAGCTGGGCTGGCGCTATGTGTCACCAGATGTACAAATAAATACCAACCTTTATTATATGGCGTACAAAGATCAATTGGTGCTTACGGGAGAATTAAATGATGTTGGGGCCCCTTTACGGGAAAATATAGGCGATAGCTACCGTTTTGGCCTCGAAGTGGATGCCAATGTACAGTTGGGCGATAAATTTCAGCTCCAGCCCAACGTTGCCCTAAGTACCAACAAGAACAAGGATTTCTTTATTGAAAGGGATGGGTTGCTAAGAAATTTAGGGGATACCAATATTTCATTTTCACCGAATATCGTTGCGGGAAATAGGTTTACGTTCATACCAACACAGCAGTTGCAACTCTCTTTGTTCAGTAAGTTTGTAGGGGAACAATATTTAAGCAATACAGATACGGAGTCTTCCAAACTGGATAGTTACTTTACGACCGACTTTAATGTGACCTACGAAATCAAAACGAATAAAATTCTAAAGTCAATAGTACTTTCGGGATTGGTCAACAATATTTTTGATGAACTCTATGTTTCTGATGGGTATACGTTTTTGGACGATTTTTCAACACCGGGTAATTCGTTCGAAGTACAAGGGTTTTATCCACAGGCTGGCATTAACTTTTTAATGGGCGCAACTTTAAATTTTTGA
- a CDS encoding Gfo/Idh/MocA family protein — translation MKSSNIIRWGVIGCGAVTEIKSVPAYQKTKGFEVVAVMRRDFEKAKDYAQRHGIPKVHPSAVDLIHDDGVDAVYIATPPDSHKTYALKVAEAGKPCCIEKPMAPSYEESLDIYKMFKVDNIPLFVSYYRRSLPRFLKINEWLNTHQIGKIRHIRWFLSKPPNPLDLSKNYNWRTDAKIAPGGYFDDLASHGLDLFTFLLGDIEFAQGVVNNQQGLYSAMDSVSANWLHKSGVMGSGSWNFGCDRREDKVEIYGSHGKITFSVFGEEDIVLENGKGKQSLFIENPENVQLYHTKNIKEHLLGNQTHPSTGKTALHTSWVMNNILSETN, via the coding sequence ATGAAGTCATCTAATATCATCCGTTGGGGAGTTATTGGCTGTGGTGCAGTAACCGAAATCAAAAGTGTGCCGGCCTATCAAAAAACAAAAGGTTTTGAGGTTGTGGCGGTCATGCGAAGAGATTTTGAAAAGGCAAAGGATTACGCCCAAAGACACGGTATTCCCAAAGTTCATCCCTCCGCAGTCGACCTAATACATGATGATGGGGTAGATGCCGTTTACATCGCCACTCCGCCAGATTCCCATAAAACATATGCTTTAAAAGTTGCCGAGGCCGGCAAACCCTGTTGTATCGAAAAGCCTATGGCTCCGAGTTACGAAGAGAGTCTTGATATTTATAAGATGTTCAAGGTAGATAATATCCCACTTTTTGTTTCCTATTATAGAAGGTCGTTGCCGCGTTTTCTAAAGATAAATGAATGGTTGAATACCCATCAAATCGGTAAAATAAGGCACATACGTTGGTTTTTGAGTAAACCACCAAACCCATTAGATTTGTCTAAAAATTACAATTGGCGTACCGATGCAAAAATAGCGCCGGGAGGGTATTTTGATGATTTGGCCAGTCATGGGCTAGATTTGTTCACCTTTTTACTTGGTGATATTGAATTTGCGCAAGGGGTCGTCAATAACCAACAAGGTCTATATTCGGCAATGGATTCCGTTTCGGCGAACTGGTTGCACAAATCGGGTGTTATGGGGTCAGGAAGTTGGAATTTTGGCTGTGACCGCAGGGAAGACAAGGTTGAAATTTATGGAAGCCATGGTAAGATAACCTTTTCTGTTTTTGGGGAAGAAGATATTGTTCTGGAAAATGGGAAGGGCAAACAAAGTCTATTCATTGAAAATCCTGAAAATGTTCAGTTGTACCACACAAAAAATATCAAAGAACACTTATTGGGCAATCAAACACACCCCTCTACCGGTAAGACCGCGTTGCATACCAGTTGGGTGATGAATAATATCCTGAGCGAAACTAATTAG
- a CDS encoding Rieske (2Fe-2S) protein, translated as MKRLLSCLLMLSLLACDSERTNRNPFLQEVSFRFDINLNLPLYSPLATTGNAVYIGAQGVGTRGVFVLNSGNGQFLAWEASCPNHAPNDCSTMQLNSPVVTCSCEDYSYNLFNGQQQNRPDDGQRYYDLLFYRASQSGNVVVISN; from the coding sequence ATGAAGCGTTTACTTAGCTGTTTACTAATGCTTTCCCTGTTGGCCTGCGATAGCGAACGCACCAACAGAAATCCTTTTTTACAGGAGGTCAGTTTTCGATTTGACATTAACCTAAATTTACCCCTGTACAGTCCGCTTGCCACTACGGGCAATGCTGTTTATATCGGTGCACAAGGGGTAGGCACGCGCGGCGTTTTTGTACTGAATTCAGGAAATGGTCAATTTTTGGCATGGGAAGCCAGTTGCCCTAACCATGCCCCTAACGATTGCTCAACAATGCAATTGAATTCGCCCGTTGTGACCTGCTCCTGCGAAGACTATTCCTATAACCTTTTCAACGGCCAACAACAAAACCGGCCCGATGATGGGCAACGGTACTATGACCTTTTGTTCTACAGGGCTTCGCAGAGCGGAAATGTGGTGGTAATCTCTAATTAG
- a CDS encoding ABC transporter substrate-binding protein: MKKLKIALDWTANTNHTGFYVAQKKGFYSALGLEVELITPDSDNYTVTPAKKVELGDADFALCPFESILSYRTKKTPFDAVAIAAIFREDISAIAALASSGIKSPQDLDGKHYASYKARYEDGIVRQMIKNDGGNGTFEITYPDKLGIWETLLKNKADATWVFRNWEGVQAKNEGIALNMFKMSDYGIPYGYSPVIMASKKQVIANKTYFSNFLEATKKGYLYAQEHPEFGIECIAPFVAEQDKNIDLLQSQKFTSPYYGDKDNWGTLEENKVEAYLNWIYEMGLEKTILPFKDLVFKIHT, translated from the coding sequence ATGAAAAAGCTAAAAATCGCATTGGACTGGACGGCCAATACCAATCATACCGGGTTTTATGTAGCCCAAAAAAAAGGCTTTTATTCGGCATTGGGTTTGGAAGTAGAACTCATAACGCCAGATAGTGATAACTATACGGTTACTCCGGCCAAAAAAGTAGAATTGGGAGATGCCGATTTCGCCCTTTGCCCTTTTGAGAGTATTTTAAGCTATCGCACGAAGAAAACACCTTTTGATGCGGTTGCCATTGCCGCTATTTTTAGGGAAGATATAAGTGCGATAGCGGCTTTAGCTTCTAGCGGTATCAAGAGTCCGCAAGATTTGGATGGTAAGCACTATGCCTCTTACAAGGCTCGATATGAAGATGGGATTGTTCGCCAAATGATAAAAAATGATGGTGGTAACGGTACGTTTGAAATAACCTATCCCGATAAATTGGGTATTTGGGAAACCCTTTTAAAAAACAAGGCCGATGCCACATGGGTATTCCGAAACTGGGAAGGCGTACAGGCCAAAAATGAAGGTATTGCTTTGAATATGTTCAAAATGTCCGATTATGGTATTCCCTATGGATATTCTCCAGTGATCATGGCCAGCAAAAAACAGGTTATAGCGAACAAAACCTACTTTTCCAACTTTCTGGAGGCTACAAAAAAAGGATATTTATATGCCCAAGAACATCCTGAATTTGGAATCGAATGCATTGCTCCTTTTGTTGCTGAACAGGATAAGAATATTGATTTACTACAAAGCCAAAAGTTTACTTCCCCATATTATGGCGATAAAGACAATTGGGGAACATTGGAAGAAAACAAAGTGGAAGCCTACCTAAATTGGATTTACGAGATGGGGCTGGAAAAAACGATCCTACCTTTTAAGGATTTGGTTTTTAAGATACATACGTAA
- a CDS encoding sigma-54-dependent transcriptional regulator codes for MPRILIIEDDTAFCQMLQKFLDKKGYEVEISLTAPDAKAKFKDSRFDLVLTDLRLPDYDGIRLLDEIKQVDPSIPVIVMTGYAEVGTAVTAMKKGAFDYISKPFTPDEMLTLIGNALERKPVRVITKKADIEIPTNGGTNKGTVTGISDASKKLNEYIKLVAPTNMSVLITGESGTGKEVTAKAIHDKSKRSENSFVAVDCGAIPKELATSEFFGHIKGSFTGAVEDKIGNFQAADGGTLFLDEVGNLSYENQIQLLRALQERKIKRVGSTKEIHVDVRIITATNEDLRDAVEKGTFREDLYHRLNEFSIEIPSLSERFEDLILFAEHFLTISNNSLNKEVKSFSDEVVAVFGKYHWPGNLRELQNTIKRAVLLTTGDEVQVAALPASVKEPDQTKMDMASGFSKSEYEKEQILRALKKTNFNKSKAAKLLQVTRKTLYNKINHYNLDL; via the coding sequence ATGCCCCGAATACTCATAATTGAAGATGATACCGCTTTTTGTCAAATGCTCCAAAAATTCTTGGATAAAAAAGGCTACGAAGTAGAAATAAGTCTCACGGCTCCAGATGCCAAGGCAAAGTTTAAAGATTCACGTTTTGATTTGGTTTTGACCGATTTACGCTTGCCCGATTATGACGGTATTCGATTATTGGATGAAATAAAACAAGTAGACCCAAGCATCCCCGTAATTGTAATGACCGGCTATGCCGAAGTGGGTACGGCTGTCACCGCTATGAAAAAGGGCGCTTTTGACTATATATCAAAACCTTTCACGCCAGATGAGATGTTGACATTGATCGGCAATGCACTTGAGAGGAAACCAGTACGGGTCATTACCAAAAAGGCCGATATTGAAATACCTACCAATGGTGGGACAAATAAGGGAACGGTAACGGGAATTAGTGATGCCTCCAAAAAGTTGAACGAGTATATAAAACTGGTAGCGCCCACGAACATGTCCGTACTCATTACAGGAGAAAGTGGTACGGGAAAAGAAGTAACGGCGAAAGCGATACATGATAAAAGTAAAAGAAGCGAAAATAGTTTTGTTGCTGTTGATTGTGGAGCGATTCCCAAAGAGTTGGCAACAAGTGAATTTTTTGGACACATAAAAGGTAGTTTCACCGGAGCCGTAGAGGATAAGATCGGAAATTTTCAAGCAGCTGATGGTGGTACTTTGTTTTTGGATGAAGTGGGTAACCTTTCTTATGAAAATCAAATTCAACTGCTTAGGGCCCTACAGGAACGAAAAATCAAACGGGTCGGGAGCACGAAAGAGATTCATGTTGATGTGCGTATTATAACCGCTACCAACGAAGATTTACGTGATGCCGTTGAAAAGGGAACTTTTCGTGAAGATCTTTATCACAGATTGAACGAATTTTCGATTGAAATACCATCTTTATCAGAACGTTTTGAGGATTTGATTTTATTCGCTGAACATTTTCTTACCATTTCGAACAACTCATTGAACAAAGAGGTAAAAAGTTTTTCGGATGAAGTCGTAGCTGTTTTTGGAAAATATCATTGGCCGGGAAACCTCAGAGAGCTCCAAAACACCATTAAAAGGGCCGTGCTACTTACCACAGGTGACGAAGTACAGGTTGCAGCATTGCCCGCTTCGGTAAAAGAACCCGACCAAACTAAAATGGACATGGCGAGCGGATTTTCAAAATCCGAATATGAAAAAGAGCAGATTCTACGGGCTTTAAAGAAAACCAATTTCAATAAATCCAAAGCGGCAAAATTGTTACAGGTCACCCGTAAGACGTTGTACAATAAGATCAATCACTATAACTTGGACTTGTAG
- the greA gene encoding transcription elongation factor GreA, producing MSNVSYYTAEGLKKLREELNQLKDVERPKASQAIAEARDKGDLSENAEYDAAKEAQGLLEMKISKMEETLANARLIDESQLDTSKVLVLSTVKLKNQTNGMEMKYTLVAESEADLKTGKISVTSPIGKGLLGKKVGDTAEIKVPNGTMKFDILEITRA from the coding sequence ATGAGCAACGTATCTTATTACACCGCGGAAGGATTAAAAAAGTTAAGGGAAGAGTTAAATCAACTCAAAGATGTTGAGCGACCAAAAGCTTCGCAAGCTATTGCCGAGGCAAGGGATAAAGGCGATTTGTCCGAAAATGCAGAATATGATGCTGCCAAGGAAGCACAAGGGCTTTTAGAGATGAAAATCTCCAAAATGGAAGAAACCTTGGCCAATGCCAGGTTGATAGATGAATCTCAATTGGATACGTCAAAAGTATTGGTTTTGTCTACCGTAAAATTGAAAAACCAGACCAATGGTATGGAGATGAAATATACCTTGGTAGCCGAAAGCGAGGCTGATTTGAAAACTGGAAAAATATCGGTTACCTCGCCTATTGGCAAGGGGCTTTTGGGAAAAAAAGTAGGCGACACCGCAGAAATCAAAGTTCCTAATGGTACTATGAAATTCGATATTCTAGAAATCACAAGGGCGTAG